The proteins below come from a single Erythrobacter sp. SG61-1L genomic window:
- a CDS encoding amidohydrolase — protein MARSKAAIGVALAGAFALAACGGESGGVNSASAKPAPAPSAASAKDEREDQPYPSTYKPYPGAPTALVGATVYDGKGGRIDKGIVLFSEGKVVAVGNAELAIPEGYARIDGTGKFVTPGVIDVHSHLGDYPSPAVASHEDGNEMTEPTTPQVWAEHSVWPQDPGFTRALANGGVTALQILPGSGNLMGGRSVTLKNVPSRTVQGMKFPGAPYSLKMACGENPKRVYGSQGRSPMTRMGNFAVNRKTWFEAKKYAAGDRKERDLAMETLAGVLDGDILVQNHCYRADEMALVLDMAKEMGYKVTAFHHAVESYKIADLLRQANVCSAVWADWYGFKMEAYDAIPENAALIQQAGACVIIHSDDENGIQRLNQEAAKAQAAGKRIGIDIPDAQVVGWFTLNAAKAMGIDKLTGSLETGKMADVVLWNGNPLSVYSRPEKVWIDGALMFDALDPQRRPVSDFELGQPGEGDVK, from the coding sequence ATGGCACGCAGCAAGGCGGCAATCGGTGTGGCACTGGCCGGGGCATTCGCCCTGGCGGCCTGTGGCGGCGAAAGCGGCGGGGTAAACAGCGCGAGCGCAAAGCCCGCGCCTGCCCCGTCCGCCGCCTCTGCAAAGGACGAAAGGGAAGACCAGCCCTATCCTTCCACCTACAAGCCCTATCCCGGCGCGCCGACCGCACTGGTTGGCGCCACGGTGTATGACGGCAAGGGCGGCCGGATCGACAAGGGCATTGTGCTGTTTTCGGAAGGCAAGGTAGTCGCCGTCGGCAATGCCGAACTGGCCATTCCTGAAGGCTATGCCCGCATTGACGGGACGGGCAAGTTCGTCACCCCCGGCGTGATCGACGTTCACTCCCATCTGGGCGACTACCCCTCCCCCGCCGTTGCCTCGCATGAAGACGGCAATGAAATGACGGAACCGACCACGCCGCAGGTATGGGCCGAACACAGCGTATGGCCGCAGGATCCCGGCTTCACCCGCGCACTGGCCAATGGCGGCGTTACCGCACTGCAGATCCTGCCCGGTTCGGGCAATCTGATGGGCGGCCGCTCCGTCACGCTCAAGAATGTGCCCAGCCGCACGGTGCAGGGAATGAAGTTCCCCGGCGCGCCCTATAGTTTGAAGATGGCCTGCGGGGAAAACCCCAAGCGCGTCTATGGCAGCCAGGGCCGGTCCCCGATGACCCGCATGGGCAATTTCGCGGTCAACCGGAAGACCTGGTTCGAAGCGAAGAAATATGCCGCTGGCGACCGCAAGGAACGCGATCTTGCGATGGAAACGCTGGCCGGAGTGCTGGATGGCGACATCCTGGTCCAGAACCACTGCTATCGCGCGGACGAGATGGCCCTCGTCCTCGATATGGCGAAGGAGATGGGCTACAAGGTCACTGCGTTCCACCACGCAGTGGAAAGCTACAAGATTGCCGATCTGCTGCGTCAGGCCAATGTCTGCTCCGCCGTGTGGGCGGACTGGTACGGCTTCAAGATGGAAGCCTATGATGCGATCCCTGAAAATGCCGCGCTGATCCAGCAGGCCGGGGCCTGCGTCATCATCCATTCGGATGACGAGAACGGCATCCAGCGCCTCAATCAGGAAGCCGCCAAGGCACAGGCTGCGGGCAAGCGCATCGGCATCGACATTCCCGATGCTCAGGTGGTCGGCTGGTTCACGCTGAACGCCGCGAAGGCGATGGGGATCGACAAGCTCACCGGCAGCCTTGAAACCGGCAAGATGGCCGATGTGGTGCTGTGGAACGGCAATCCGCTGTCGGTCTATTCACGGCCGGAAAAGGTCTGGATCGACGGCGCGCTGATGTTTGACGCACTCGATCCGCAGCGCCGCCCGGTCAGCGATTTCGAATTGGGCCAGCCCGGTGAAGGAGACGTGAAATGA